The genomic region ACCCCAGCCCATGGACCTGTTCCGTAACACCCCCGTCGCTCAACCCCTGGCCGCCCGCCTGCGTGCAGCCAGCTTGGACGAGTACGTCGGTCAGGAACACCTGCTGGCCCGTGGCAAGCCGCTACGCGAGGCGCTGGAGCAGGGCGCGCTGCACTCGATGATCTTCTGGGGCCCGCCGGGTGTCGGCAAAACCACCCTGGCGAGGCTGCTGGCGCAGGTTTCCGATGCACATTTCGAAACGCTCTCGGCGGTGTTGTCCGGGGTGAAGGAGATTCGCCAGGCGGTGGAGATTGCCCAGCAGCATGCTGCGCAGTACGGCCGGCGAACGATTCTCTTCGTCGATGAAGTGCATCGTTTCAACAAGTCGCAGCAGGATGCCTTTCTGCCTTACGTGGAAGACGGCACGCTGATCTTCATCGGTGCGACCACCGAGAACCCCTCGTTCGAGCTGAACAACGCGCTGCTTTCCCGTGCCCGCGTCTATGTGCTGAAAAGCCTGGATGAGTCGGCGTTACGCAAACTGGTAGCGCGCGCCCTGAATGAGCCGAAAGGCTTGGGCGATCGTCACTTAAGCTTGCCGGAAGACAGTTTCAAGATTCTCCTGGCGGCCGCCGATGGTGATGGTCGGCGGTTGCTGAACTTCCTTGAGAACGCCGCCGATCTGGCCGAAGACGATAGTGAGATCAGTGTCGGGCTGTTGCAAAACCTGCTGGGTGACAGCCGTCGTCGTTTCGATAAGGGCGGCGAAGCGTTCTATGACCAGATTTCTGCACTGCATAAGTCAGTCCGCGGCTCCAGCCCGGACGGCGCGTTGTATTGGTTCGCGCGCATGCTCGACGGTGGCTGCGATCCGCTGTATATCGCCCGCCGTGTGGTGCGTATGGCCAGTGAAGACATTGGCAACGCCGATCCGCGCGCGCTGAGCTTATGCCTGTCCGCCTGGGACGTGCAGGAGCGCCTGGGTAGTCCAGAAGGTGAGTTGGCGGTGGCGCAAGCCATCGTGTATTTGGCTTGCGCACCAAAGAGCAACGCGGTCTACAACGCATTCAACGCCGCGATGCGGGATGCCGCGGAGCATGGCTCGCTGGAAGTGCCGCTGCATCTGCGTAATGCCCCGACCAAATTGATGAAAGAGCTGGGCTATGGCGACGAATACCGCTATGCCCACGATGAGCCGGAAGCCTATGCCGCTGGCGAGGATTACTTCCCGGACAGCCTCGAACCGCGCAACTACTACCAGCCGGTGCCGCGCGGCCTAGAGTTGAAAATCCGTGACAAGCTGAATCATCTCGCGGCGCAGGATCGCGCTAGCCCTAGGCAACGGAGAAAACCATGATTCGAGTGGTTCTTGCGGTTGCTGTGGCGGTACAGCGGGCACCTTATTGCGCTTTGCGACCACCAACTGGATCAGTGCCCATTGGCCGCAGCACTTCAATGTCGGTACGCTGCTGGTCAATATTGTTGGCTGCCTGCTGATTGGCTATCTCTACGGCCTATTCTTGCTTCGCCCGGAGATACCGCTGGAGTTGCGCGCCGGTTTGGTGGTTGGCTTTCTCGGTGGGCTGACGACCTTTTCCTCCTTTACCCTCGACACGCTGCGCTTGCTGGAAAGCGGGCAGTTGCCGCTAGCTCTCGCTATGTGGCACTCAGCGTGCTCGGCGGCCTGCTCGCCACTTGGGTGGGCTTGTCCCTGACCAAACTCTGATGACTGAGAGACGAACATGCTTGATCCCAAACTGATACGTACCGAACTGCAGGCAATCGCTGAACGCCTGGCTGCCCGCGGTTATCAACTGGATGTGGCGCGTATCGAAGGGCTGGAAGCCCAGCGCAAAACCGTGCAGAGCCGCACCGAGCAACTGCAGGCCGAGCGCAATGCGCGTTCCAAATCCATCGGTCAGGCCAAGGCCCGTGGTGAAGATATCGGCCCGCTGATGGCTGATGTCGATCGCATGGCCAACGAGCTCAGCAGCGGCAAGCACGAGCTGGATGCGATCCAGGCCGAGCTCGACTCCATTCTGCTAGGCATGCCCAACCTGCCGCACGAGTCGGTACCGGTTGGCGACGATGAAGAAGCTAACGTCGAAGTGCGTAGCTGGGCACGCCGAAGGTTTTCGATTTCGAGATCAAAGACCATGTGGCCCTGGGTGAGCTGCACGGTTGGTTGGACTTTGAGCGCGCGGCCAAACTCTCGGGCGCGCGTTTCGCACTGCTGCGCGGCCCCATCGCCCGTATGCACCGTGCGCTGTCGCAGTTCATGATCAATCTGCACACCGGCGAGCATGGTTACGAAGAGGCTTACACGCCTTACCTGGTGCAGGCGCCTGCGCTACAGGGTACGGGTCAGCTGCCAAAGTTCGAAGAAGACCTGTTCAAGATCAGCCGCGACGGCGAAGCCGACCTGTACCTGATCCCGACGGCCGAGGTTTCGCTGACCATATCGTCAGCGACGAGATTCTCGACGTTAAAACAGCTGCCGCTGAAATTCGTCGCGCACACCCCGTGCTTCCGCAGTGAGGCGGGTGCTTCTGGCCGCGATACCCGTGGCATGATCCGTCAGCACCAGTTCGACAAGGTCGAGATGGTGCAGATCGGTTGAGCCGAGCAAATCCTATGAAGCACT from Pseudomonas cavernicola harbors:
- a CDS encoding replication-associated recombination protein A, translated to MDLFRNTPVAQPLAARLRAASLDEYVGQEHLLARGKPLREALEQGALHSMIFWGPPGVGKTTLARLLAQVSDAHFETLSAVLSGVKEIRQAVEIAQQHAAQYGRRTILFVDEVHRFNKSQQDAFLPYVEDGTLIFIGATTENPSFELNNALLSRARVYVLKSLDESALRKLVARALNEPKGLGDRHLSLPEDSFKILLAAADGDGRRLLNFLENAADLAEDDSEISVGLLQNLLGDSRRRFDKGGEAFYDQISALHKSVRGSSPDGALYWFARMLDGGCDPLYIARRVVRMASEDIGNADPRALSLCLSAWDVQERLGSPEGELAVAQAIVYLACAPKSNAVYNAFNAAMRDAAEHGSLEVPLHLRNAPTKLMKELGYGDEYRYAHDEPEAYAAGEDYFPDSLEPRNYYQPVPRGLELKIRDKLNHLAAQDRASPRQRRKP